In Spodoptera frugiperda isolate SF20-4 chromosome 13, AGI-APGP_CSIRO_Sfru_2.0, whole genome shotgun sequence, the following are encoded in one genomic region:
- the LOC118270506 gene encoding uncharacterized protein LOC118270506, with protein MSKCNKVKNPCKICLGPVTCKNGLQCHGACQSWAHYKCLNYTPGKIKDIKAGIIKVTCPCPDCRTSMPKEYRTDTSYSCNNSQCPANRPPKCDNQQCPINSDQKCARPKVPTCALGTCGNECKQYSSSHQLSSCPPPPLPPPCSQYNSPSPVSSSDACLSSDRCASGCSSVNDVHGDGGFQGTPSFHVVEQMCNTVGQLTNQINELMMQMKEVVNNNRGGAGGCCPPQAKPTCQQKGPKSMCPKPCYCPGNPARR; from the coding sequence ATGTCAAAATGCAACAAAGTGAAAAACCCATGTAAGATATGCTTAGGACCTGTAACGTGCAAGAACGGCTTACAATGCCATGGTGCGTGCCAGAGTTGGGCGCACTACAAGTGCCTCAACTACACACCTGGCAAAATCAAGGATATAAAGGCCGGAATCATAAAAGTAACATGTCCCTGCCCAGACTGCAGGACGAGCATGCCAAAAGAATACAGAACCGACACGTCGTACAGTTGTAACAATTCGCAATGCCCAGCGAACCGACCACCCAAGTGTGATAATCAGCAGTGCCCCATCAATAGCGATCAGAAGTGTGCGCGACCGAAAGTGCCGACTTGTGCTCTCGGTACTTGTGGTAATGAATGCAAGCAGTATAGTAGTAGCCATCAGTTGAGTAGTTGTCCTCCACCTCCCCTGCCGCCGCCGTGCAGTCAGTACAACTCGCCATCTCCGGTGTCGTCTTCCGACGCCTGTCTGTCCTCCGACAGATGTGCATCTGGATGCTCTTCTGTGAACGATGTTCACGGAGACGGTGGTTTCCAGGGCACGCCATCGTTTCATGTTGTCGAACAAATGTGTAACACTGTTGGCCAACTGACGAATCAGATTAACGAACTTATGATGCAGATGAAGGAAGTAGTTAACAATAATAGAGGTGGGGCCGGTGGGTGTTGCCCCCCTCAAGCTAAACCGACTTGTCAACAAAAAGGACCAAAATCAATGTGTCCAAAACCTTGTTATTGCCCGGGGAACCCAGCAAGACgataa